The following are encoded together in the Pleurocapsa sp. FMAR1 genome:
- a CDS encoding fatty acid desaturase: MTATLPASPKSLKSTQLDDNIKLRDIINTLPKEVFIKNPRKTWSKLVINVLCVAVGYWTVAVSPWYLLPVAWIFLGTSLQGFFVIAHDCGHRSFSNRIWVNDLVGHVMTLPIIYPFHAWRILHNYHHKHTNKLDVDNAWAPFTPETYDNCSSTIQWLYRRMRGWFWGFGSIIHWAKLHFIWSKFEGKQREQVRLSVLVVLIGGGIVYSTLFITTGFVGLVKFWLMPWLVYHFWMSTFTMFHHTMPEIPFKAENEWNEARAQLSGTVNCKYPWWVEFLCHDINVHIPHHLTTGIPWYNLRLAHDSLVENWGDYLYPDCTFNWELIQKVTKDCHLYEEKNNYQSIEKYCSSKSTI, from the coding sequence ATGACAGCAACATTACCAGCATCGCCAAAAAGTTTAAAATCGACCCAATTAGATGACAATATCAAACTTAGAGATATTATCAACACACTACCTAAAGAAGTTTTTATTAAAAATCCTCGTAAGACATGGTCAAAGCTAGTTATTAATGTCTTGTGTGTTGCTGTAGGCTACTGGACAGTGGCAGTTTCACCCTGGTATTTACTACCTGTTGCTTGGATATTTTTAGGCACAAGCTTACAAGGCTTTTTCGTCATCGCCCATGACTGTGGTCATCGTTCCTTCTCTAACCGTATTTGGGTAAACGATTTAGTAGGACACGTTATGACTTTGCCAATTATTTATCCCTTCCATGCTTGGCGTATCTTACATAACTATCATCACAAGCATACAAATAAGCTGGATGTGGATAACGCCTGGGCTCCTTTTACTCCTGAGACGTATGATAATTGTTCTTCCACTATACAGTGGCTATATCGTCGAATGCGCGGTTGGTTTTGGGGATTTGGTTCAATTATACATTGGGCAAAACTGCACTTTATTTGGAGTAAATTTGAAGGTAAACAAAGAGAACAGGTTCGCTTATCAGTACTAGTAGTTCTAATTGGCGGTGGTATTGTATATTCCACTTTGTTTATCACTACAGGATTTGTTGGCTTAGTTAAGTTTTGGCTTATGCCTTGGTTGGTATATCATTTCTGGATGAGTACCTTCACCATGTTCCATCACACTATGCCTGAAATTCCTTTCAAGGCAGAAAATGAATGGAATGAAGCCCGCGCTCAACTATCGGGTACTGTCAACTGTAAGTATCCTTGGTGGGTAGAGTTTCTTTGTCACGATATTAACGTGCATATTCCTCATCACCTAACTACAGGGATTCCTTGGTATAACTTGCGTTTGGCTCACGATAGTTTGGTAGAAAATTGGGGTGATTATCTTTATCCTGACTGTACCTTTAACTGGGAATTAATTCAGAAGGTAACTAAAGACTGTCATCTGTATGAGGAAAAAAATAACTATCAAAGTATAGAAAAGTACTGCTCGTCTAAATCAACTATTTAA
- the trpB gene encoding tryptophan synthase subunit beta: MTATPIKASANVPDELGRFGPYGGKYVPETLMPALAELETAYNKYKNDPEFQKELQGLLKDYVGRANPLYFAERLSQHYARPDFQPEIYLKREDLNHTGAHKINNAIAQALLAIRMGKKRIIAETGAGQHGVATATVCARFGLECIIYMGVEDMERQKLNVFRMRLLGARVEPVSAGTGTLKDATSEAIRDWVTNVESTHYILGSVAGPHPYPMMVRDFHAVIGKETREQCSEKWNGLPDIMIACVGGGSNAIGLFYEFIPEKSVRLIGVEAAGESVASGKHAATLTEGKPGVLHGAMSYLLQDTQGQIIEAHSISAGLDYPGVGPEHSYLKDTKRAEYYAVTDIEAIAALRLLSELEGIIPALETAHAFAYLEKLCPQLTGKQRIVFNCSGRGDKDVQTVAKYLGQEFS; this comes from the coding sequence ATGACTGCTACTCCTATTAAAGCTTCAGCAAATGTACCAGATGAGCTAGGACGCTTTGGTCCTTATGGAGGGAAATATGTACCTGAAACATTGATGCCCGCTTTAGCTGAATTAGAAACTGCCTATAACAAATACAAAAATGACCCTGAATTTCAAAAAGAGCTACAGGGGTTATTAAAAGATTATGTTGGTAGAGCTAATCCTCTTTATTTTGCTGAACGTCTTAGTCAACATTATGCTCGTCCTGATTTTCAACCTGAAATTTATCTCAAAAGAGAAGACCTAAACCATACGGGAGCGCACAAAATCAATAATGCGATCGCTCAGGCTTTATTAGCAATTCGTATGGGCAAAAAGCGAATTATTGCCGAAACAGGGGCAGGACAACACGGAGTAGCAACAGCCACCGTCTGCGCTCGCTTTGGCTTGGAATGTATTATTTACATGGGCGTAGAAGATATGGAAAGACAAAAGCTCAATGTCTTTCGGATGCGTCTTTTAGGAGCAAGGGTTGAACCCGTTTCGGCGGGGACAGGTACACTCAAGGATGCTACTAGTGAAGCAATTCGAGATTGGGTAACTAACGTTGAAAGCACTCACTATATACTAGGCTCGGTAGCAGGACCTCATCCTTACCCGATGATGGTGAGAGATTTTCATGCCGTAATTGGCAAAGAAACCCGTGAGCAATGTAGCGAAAAGTGGAACGGACTGCCCGATATTATGATTGCCTGTGTCGGCGGTGGTTCAAATGCGATCGGACTTTTTTATGAATTTATCCCCGAAAAGAGCGTGCGTTTGATTGGTGTCGAAGCAGCAGGAGAAAGCGTGGCTTCGGGCAAACACGCTGCTACTTTAACCGAAGGAAAACCAGGCGTGTTACACGGTGCTATGAGCTATCTATTACAAGATACTCAAGGACAAATAATTGAGGCACATTCAATCAGTGCTGGTTTAGATTATCCTGGGGTTGGGCCAGAGCATAGTTATTTAAAAGATACCAAAAGGGCGGAATATTATGCCGTTACTGATATCGAAGCGATCGCCGCCTTGCGTCTTTTGTCAGAATTAGAGGGCATTATTCCCGCCTTAGAAACTGCTCATGCTTTTGCCTATTTAGAAAAACTCTGTCCTCAGTTGACGGGGAAACAAAGAATTGTCTTTAACTGTTCAGGCAGAGGTGACAAGGACGTACAAACCGTAGCCAAGTATTTAGGACAGGAATTCTCTTAA
- a CDS encoding HEAT repeat domain-containing protein — translation MPDLEKIARQLESPNSKDRLLALTSLRQVAPEDAVPLIKKVLNDEILPVRSMAVFALGVKPTEECFPLLIDLLATDPDYGIRADAAGALGYLNDIRAFEHLVRAFYEDDNWLVRFSAAVSLGNLQDIRAKELLMEALDSEEVILQQAAIAALGEIKATEAVDKILTFAGSEDWLIRQRLAEALGNLKTEKSISALKFLAKDIHPQVKEAAEISLKRLEEN, via the coding sequence ATGCCAGATTTAGAAAAAATTGCTAGGCAGCTAGAAAGCCCTAATTCTAAGGATCGTTTATTGGCTTTAACTTCCTTGAGACAAGTTGCACCAGAAGACGCTGTTCCCTTAATTAAAAAAGTTTTAAATGATGAAATACTTCCTGTACGTTCGATGGCGGTATTTGCTTTAGGCGTAAAGCCAACCGAGGAATGTTTCCCACTGCTAATAGATTTACTGGCAACCGATCCAGATTATGGCATTCGGGCAGATGCAGCAGGGGCATTGGGCTACTTAAATGATATTCGCGCCTTTGAACATCTGGTGAGAGCATTTTATGAAGATGACAATTGGCTAGTCAGATTTAGTGCTGCGGTTTCTCTCGGTAATTTGCAGGATATTCGCGCCAAGGAATTATTAATGGAGGCTTTAGATAGTGAGGAAGTAATTCTTCAGCAGGCAGCGATCGCAGCCTTAGGAGAAATCAAAGCCACCGAAGCAGTAGATAAAATCCTTACTTTTGCTGGTTCAGAAGATTGGTTAATTCGCCAAAGGTTAGCAGAAGCACTCGGTAATTTGAAAACAGAGAAAAGCATATCTGCCTTGAAGTTTTTAGCTAAAGATATACACCCCCAAGTAAAAGAAGCAGCAGAAATATCCTTGAAGCGTTTAGAAGAAAATTAA
- a CDS encoding CHAT domain-containing protein, producing the protein MSSKLRQRYLLLFVFAIVGLSTSLVFDLYQIPAVLATTYEQTVVTSKSAEKLEAEGKYFYSLSQFAHALKLWHQAELIYADSEDSLSQARILSNLALAYSQLNNWQQSTAKITASLQLLNQKPEINSPEHIRALAQVFNNQGIIQLSQGKVEQAIATWSQAKVNYEESGNDLGVIRASINQASAFKQLGLYYRAVKTLAEVKKRLAQEPDSLLKATGLRSYGDILRLVGQNNQSKQILERSLAIAAKINAPEEEVKTLLALGNSYQPESQKALKKYQQGLEICRQQPNCLRTDLPLQIYLAQINLLSKTRSWQRSQELIPTIQAEFNQLPNSRTNINQKINFAYNLVELRHISSSKAITNKVPTFSAIEQFLVNTLQQAKALDYIKAQSYILGLQGQIEEDRDWQNAQKYTQQALVLAQDLNAPEIIYLWQWQLGRINRALGNRSQAIAYYSQAVEMLQSLSQDLVAINPDIQYSFSSSVEPVYRELVSLLLEAEPGKEVSQANLEGGRKVIESLQLAELNNFFREACLDAQAVNIESIDAQAAVIYPIILSDRLEVILSLPHKPLKHYQADISQVELEKIIAQLRHNIVVRSRRNFYSPASKLYDLLIRPALEDLANSQIKTLVFVPDGAFRSIPLGALYDGQKFLIEDYSIALTPGLQLLAPHPLEQVKLKTIIAGLTKSRQGFSALNYVESELKEIGNMVDGVTLLNQNFTAKALQQEIKFTDYPIVHIATHGQFSSTLEDTFLLTWNKRININELDSILQTRNPSQDNAIELLVLSACETASGDKRAALGLAGMAVRAGARSTLATLWSVNDRATSKLMSEFYHELADKKLPKADAVRQAQLSLLHSSWYKHPFYWAPYVLLGNWL; encoded by the coding sequence ATGTCTTCCAAGCTCAGACAGCGTTATTTATTATTGTTTGTTTTTGCCATAGTAGGATTATCAACTAGTTTAGTTTTTGACCTTTATCAAATTCCTGCTGTTCTGGCTACAACCTACGAGCAAACAGTTGTTACTTCTAAAAGTGCAGAGAAGCTTGAGGCAGAAGGCAAATATTTTTATTCTCTTAGCCAGTTTGCACACGCTCTCAAGCTCTGGCATCAGGCTGAGTTGATTTATGCTGATTCTGAAGACTCTTTGAGTCAAGCAAGGATTTTGAGCAATCTAGCTTTAGCTTACAGCCAATTAAATAATTGGCAGCAAAGCACAGCCAAGATAACCGCTAGTTTGCAATTACTAAACCAAAAGCCTGAGATTAATTCTCCAGAACACATTCGCGCTTTGGCACAGGTGTTTAATAACCAAGGAATAATCCAGCTAAGTCAGGGAAAAGTAGAACAGGCGATCGCAACTTGGTCACAGGCAAAAGTTAATTATGAAGAGTCTGGCAATGATCTAGGGGTGATTCGCGCATCTATTAATCAAGCCAGTGCTTTTAAGCAATTAGGGCTTTACTATCGTGCTGTAAAAACCTTAGCTGAGGTAAAGAAGCGTTTGGCACAAGAGCCAGATTCTCTGCTCAAAGCTACAGGACTGAGAAGCTATGGTGATATTTTGCGTCTTGTAGGTCAAAATAACCAGTCAAAACAAATTCTAGAACGAAGTTTGGCAATTGCAGCCAAAATAAATGCTCCAGAAGAAGAGGTTAAAACCCTATTAGCATTGGGTAATAGCTATCAACCAGAATCACAAAAAGCTTTAAAAAAGTATCAACAGGGGTTAGAGATATGTCGGCAGCAGCCTAATTGCTTGAGAACTGATTTACCTCTGCAAATTTATTTAGCTCAGATTAATCTTTTATCAAAAACTCGCTCTTGGCAGCGCAGCCAAGAGTTGATTCCTACTATTCAAGCTGAATTTAATCAATTGCCAAATAGTAGAACAAACATCAATCAGAAAATCAATTTTGCCTATAATCTAGTTGAATTAAGGCATATATCGTCATCAAAAGCTATAACGAACAAAGTTCCTACCTTCTCAGCAATAGAGCAATTCCTTGTTAATACGCTTCAGCAGGCAAAGGCTCTAGATTATATCAAAGCCCAATCCTATATCTTGGGGTTACAAGGACAGATCGAAGAAGATCGAGATTGGCAGAATGCCCAGAAATACACGCAACAGGCTTTAGTTTTAGCTCAAGACCTAAATGCACCAGAAATTATTTATCTTTGGCAATGGCAATTAGGTAGAATTAATCGGGCTTTAGGAAATCGTTCTCAGGCGATCGCTTATTATTCTCAAGCGGTAGAAATGTTACAATCTCTAAGTCAAGATCTGGTTGCTATTAATCCTGATATTCAATATTCATTTAGTAGCAGTGTTGAGCCTGTTTATCGAGAATTGGTAAGCTTGTTACTAGAAGCCGAACCAGGAAAAGAAGTCAGTCAGGCTAATCTAGAAGGAGGCAGAAAAGTTATTGAGTCTCTTCAGTTAGCTGAATTAAATAACTTTTTTAGAGAGGCGTGTTTAGATGCTCAAGCAGTAAATATAGAAAGCATAGATGCTCAAGCAGCCGTAATTTATCCGATTATTTTAAGCGATCGCCTAGAAGTAATTCTCAGTTTGCCCCATAAACCACTCAAGCATTATCAAGCAGACATCTCACAAGTTGAATTAGAAAAAATTATTGCCCAATTACGTCATAATATTGTAGTACGAAGTCGCCGTAATTTCTACAGTCCAGCCAGCAAGCTGTATGATTTGCTAATTCGTCCTGCTTTAGAAGATCTAGCTAACAGTCAAATTAAGACTTTAGTTTTTGTTCCTGATGGAGCTTTTCGTAGCATTCCTTTAGGAGCTTTATACGATGGTCAAAAATTTCTGATTGAAGACTATAGCATTGCTTTGACTCCTGGGTTGCAGTTACTCGCTCCCCATCCTTTAGAACAGGTTAAATTAAAAACAATTATCGCCGGATTAACTAAAAGCAGACAAGGTTTTTCTGCGCTAAATTATGTTGAATCTGAGCTAAAAGAAATAGGAAATATGGTTGATGGTGTTACTCTGCTGAATCAAAATTTTACAGCTAAAGCCTTGCAGCAAGAAATTAAATTTACCGACTATCCGATTGTCCATATTGCTACTCATGGTCAGTTTAGTTCGACCTTAGAAGATACTTTTCTTCTAACCTGGAATAAGCGTATTAATATTAACGAGCTAGACAGTATTTTACAGACTAGAAATCCTAGTCAAGATAATGCCATTGAACTTTTGGTTTTAAGTGCCTGTGAAACAGCATCAGGAGACAAACGGGCAGCCCTAGGATTAGCAGGAATGGCGGTGCGCGCTGGAGCAAGAAGCACTTTAGCCACTCTTTGGTCAGTCAACGACCGTGCAACTTCCAAACTTATGAGCGAGTTTTATCATGAATTAGCTGATAAAAAACTTCCCAAGGCAGATGCCGTCAGACAAGCACAACTATCTTTACTTCATAGCTCCTGGTACAAACATCCCTTTTATTGGGCTCCTTATGTACTATTAGGAAATTGGCTCTAA
- a CDS encoding M61 family metallopeptidase, which translates to MTEATATRQPQPTQKKATLFYQVAMSQPASHLFEVSLQVKNWQSTSLDLKMPVWTPGSYLVREYARHVQDFVAQDSNKQNLTCQKISKNHWQVATKDCSEITVSYRIFANELTVRTNHLDATHGYFNGAALFFYVPGLEQQPITVKIITPQSDWQVTTTLPKIEAETNTFVAPDFDTLVDTPVEVGTQQVHSFEVLNKPHSLAIWSEGNANPEQIIADTKKIIEVEAEMFGGLPYEQYLFLLHLSGSGYGGLEHKDSCTLNYPRFGFRDREKYERFMQLVAHEFFHLWNVKRIRPKALEVFDYDAENYTTSLWFCEGTTSYYDLLIPLRAGIYNRQTCLKNLSKDLTKYLNTQGRKVQPLGESSYDAWIKLYRRDANSDNNQISYYLKGQFVSLLLDLIIRAKHNNKRSLDNVMQLMWQRFGQDEIGFSETQLREVIAEVAEENLDDFFSRYIETTVELPLDDYFEPFGLYLKAITESDTPYIGIKVQSENNREIIKFVAAESPASKAGIDADDELLAINGIKVTAESLNERLKDHQVKDTIEITVFHQDRLKTLPVTLSESQPSRYEVAVKSNLSEVQQQNLTGWLGEQ; encoded by the coding sequence ATGACTGAAGCCACGGCTACTCGTCAGCCACAACCTACTCAAAAAAAAGCAACCTTGTTTTATCAAGTTGCTATGTCCCAACCTGCTTCTCACCTATTTGAAGTCAGCTTACAAGTAAAAAATTGGCAGTCAACAAGCTTGGATCTCAAAATGCCAGTTTGGACTCCTGGTTCTTATTTAGTAAGAGAATATGCTAGACACGTACAAGATTTTGTGGCGCAAGATAGCAACAAACAGAATTTAACTTGTCAAAAAATCAGTAAAAATCATTGGCAGGTAGCAACAAAAGACTGTTCGGAAATAACAGTTAGCTATCGTATCTTTGCCAATGAATTAACGGTACGCACCAATCATTTAGATGCTACTCATGGCTATTTTAATGGTGCAGCTTTGTTCTTTTATGTGCCTGGATTAGAACAACAGCCAATTACAGTCAAAATTATAACTCCACAGTCGGATTGGCAGGTTACGACAACCTTGCCCAAAATAGAAGCAGAAACCAATACTTTTGTTGCCCCAGATTTTGACACGTTGGTCGATACTCCTGTAGAAGTAGGGACACAGCAGGTACATAGTTTTGAGGTGCTAAATAAGCCTCATTCTTTAGCTATTTGGAGTGAAGGTAACGCCAACCCTGAACAAATAATTGCCGATACCAAAAAGATCATTGAAGTAGAAGCCGAGATGTTTGGCGGTTTACCTTATGAACAGTATTTGTTTCTGCTACACCTCTCAGGAAGTGGCTACGGAGGTTTGGAACACAAGGATAGCTGTACTTTAAATTATCCTCGATTTGGGTTTCGCGATCGCGAGAAATACGAACGTTTTATGCAGTTAGTGGCACACGAATTTTTCCATCTGTGGAACGTAAAACGCATCCGCCCCAAGGCTTTAGAAGTATTTGATTACGATGCAGAAAACTACACTACTTCTCTGTGGTTTTGCGAAGGAACAACTAGCTATTACGATCTTTTAATTCCTTTACGGGCAGGAATATATAATCGTCAAACCTGTCTAAAAAACCTGAGTAAAGATCTTACTAAGTACCTTAATACCCAAGGACGCAAAGTTCAACCATTGGGAGAGTCTAGCTATGATGCCTGGATTAAACTCTATCGTCGCGATGCCAATAGCGATAATAATCAGATTTCCTATTACCTCAAAGGGCAATTTGTCTCTCTGCTGCTAGATCTAATAATTCGAGCTAAACATAATAATAAGCGATCGCTCGATAATGTGATGCAGCTAATGTGGCAGCGTTTTGGACAGGATGAAATAGGCTTTAGTGAAACTCAATTAAGAGAAGTGATAGCCGAAGTTGCCGAAGAAAACTTAGATGATTTTTTCTCTCGCTATATTGAAACTACGGTCGAATTACCTTTGGATGACTACTTTGAACCCTTTGGCTTATACTTGAAAGCTATTACCGAATCAGACACGCCCTATATAGGAATCAAAGTACAGTCGGAGAATAATAGAGAAATAATTAAATTTGTTGCTGCCGAATCTCCTGCAAGCAAAGCGGGAATTGATGCTGATGATGAGCTATTAGCAATCAACGGAATTAAAGTTACTGCTGAATCTCTTAATGAACGGTTAAAAGACCATCAGGTTAAAGATACAATCGAAATTACAGTTTTTCATCAAGATCGACTTAAAACCTTGCCCGTTACCTTGAGTGAATCTCAACCCAGCCGTTATGAAGTAGCAGTTAAAAGTAACTTGTCCGAAGTACAGCAGCAAAATTTAACTGGATGGCTTGGGGAACAATGA
- a CDS encoding GTP-binding protein → MSKKEAKNKTELEQTLFSFEEITAELNYRQAQNSLRDVISNIDLTAEEQAGLESEIDRLSFMLDKLEHSVVQIAAFGMVGRGKSSVLNALVGQNIFPTGALHGVTRSIDTINWHLTPEQIAETSENLQRLIIPGKAGQIQLIDTPGIDEVNGEAREALACDLAKRVDLILFMVSGDITQVEYRALAKLREAGKPMLLVFNKIDQYPQADRLAIYQKIKEERVKELISPDEIIMVAASPIEVRGIKDKAGKIKVQRILGKPQVASLQLKILELLHREGKSLVALNSMLFADEVNEQLLQRKLAIRDQAANELINKGIMVKAMAIALNPVTAIDLFSGAIIDVGIIISLSRLYGITMTQSGAVKLLKSIALSMGGISASELLATLGLSSLKGILGLAIPATGGLSLAPYLSVAIAQGGVGGVSSYAIGQITKTYLANGASWGEQSPKVVVQKILDSLDEESILNRIKSELKARLTNRLKSN, encoded by the coding sequence TTGTCAAAAAAGGAAGCTAAAAATAAGACAGAGTTGGAACAAACGCTTTTTAGCTTTGAAGAAATTACGGCTGAGTTAAATTATCGTCAAGCTCAAAATTCTTTACGGGATGTAATTAGTAATATCGATCTAACTGCCGAAGAACAAGCTGGCTTAGAATCAGAGATCGATCGCTTGAGTTTTATGCTTGATAAGCTAGAGCATTCGGTAGTGCAGATTGCAGCTTTTGGCATGGTAGGTAGAGGCAAATCTTCTGTCCTAAATGCCTTGGTAGGGCAAAATATTTTTCCCACAGGCGCGCTTCACGGAGTAACTCGCAGTATAGATACGATAAACTGGCATCTAACCCCAGAACAAATTGCCGAAACTTCTGAAAATCTTCAACGCCTGATCATCCCAGGCAAAGCAGGACAAATTCAACTAATCGATACTCCAGGAATTGATGAGGTTAACGGCGAAGCCAGAGAAGCTTTGGCGTGTGATTTGGCTAAACGAGTCGATCTAATCTTATTTATGGTTTCAGGGGATATTACCCAGGTGGAATATCGTGCTTTAGCAAAGCTCAGAGAAGCAGGTAAACCAATGCTGTTGGTGTTTAATAAAATCGATCAATATCCCCAAGCCGACAGGCTAGCTATCTACCAAAAAATAAAAGAAGAGAGAGTTAAAGAATTAATTTCCCCCGATGAAATTATTATGGTGGCTGCATCGCCGATTGAAGTTAGAGGGATAAAAGATAAAGCAGGCAAAATTAAGGTGCAGCGGATTCTAGGAAAACCACAGGTAGCATCTTTGCAGCTTAAAATTCTGGAATTATTACACCGTGAAGGAAAATCTCTGGTGGCTCTTAACAGTATGCTGTTTGCTGATGAAGTAAACGAGCAGCTACTACAGCGTAAGCTGGCAATTCGTGATCAGGCTGCCAATGAGCTTATTAATAAGGGAATAATGGTCAAAGCGATGGCGATCGCTCTTAATCCCGTCACGGCGATCGATTTGTTCTCTGGAGCAATTATTGATGTGGGGATAATTATTTCTCTATCCCGTCTGTACGGCATTACCATGACTCAATCAGGAGCAGTAAAACTTTTAAAGAGTATTGCTTTGAGCATGGGGGGAATTAGTGCAAGCGAACTGCTTGCCACTCTAGGATTAAGCTCTCTTAAAGGAATTTTAGGCTTGGCTATTCCTGCCACGGGAGGTTTGTCCCTTGCTCCCTATTTATCTGTGGCGATCGCTCAAGGGGGAGTAGGGGGTGTATCTTCTTACGCTATTGGGCAGATAACAAAAACCTATCTAGCCAATGGAGCATCCTGGGGAGAACAAAGTCCTAAGGTAGTAGTCCAAAAAATTCTTGATTCTTTAGATGAAGAATCAATTCTCAATCGTATTAAATCTGAATTGAAAGCAAGGTTAACTAATCGCTTAAAGTCCAATTAG